From the genome of Planctomycetota bacterium:
TGGTGACACTCGCCCTGATCGTGCTGAACTCTCTGGCCTTCCTCTTCGAGTTGCAGCAGGGCGAGCAGCTCGAAGGCTTCATCCGGGGCTACGGCCTCACCCCCTGCCGCGTGTTCGGCAAGGAGCCGCCGAAGCTCGAGTCGCGCCTGCGCATCGTGGGGCCGTGGCTCGTGCAGGAGGAAGTGCAGACGGTGCCCCCCGCGCCCGTGTGGCTGACCTTCTTCACCTCGATGTTCCTGCACGGCGGCTGGATGCATCTGCTGGGCAACATGTGGTACCTGTGGATTTTCGGCGACAACGTCGAGGACCGGATGGGCCACGCCAAGTTCCTGCTCTTCTACCTGCTGTGCGGCCTGTGCGCCGCGGGCGCGCAGGTGGCGGCCAACGCGGGCTCCACGGTGCCCATGGTGGGCGCGAGCGGGGCCATCGCGGGCGTGCTGGGGGCGTACCTCATCGCATTCCCCTACGCGCGGGTCTCCACGCTCGTGTTCCTGGGCTTCTTCATGACCGTGGTGCAGATGCCGGCCTTCGTCCTCCTGGGCTTCTGGTTCGTCCTCCAGTTCCTGAGCGGGATGGGCTCGATGACGATGACAGAGGCGGCGGGCGGGGTGGCCTGGTGGGCGCACGTGGGCGGCTTCGTGGCGGGCATGGGCCTGCTCTTCGCCTTCCAGAAGCCCGCGCCCCGACGGCGCGCCTACGTCTACTATCGTCGGATATAGCGGCATGGGATTCCCCCCGTCCCTGCGCAGCGCGGCCGACCTGCACGCGGAACGTCCCCTCGCGCCCGCGGAGGCCCTCGCCGTGATGCGCGATGTGGCCAACGCCCTGGCGGCAGGCCACGCCCGAGGCCAGTGCCACGGCGCCGTGTGCCTCGAGAACATCGCGTTCGATGCCGCCGGCGCCGCCCGCTTGTGCCGGGACACGTTGGCCCCCCCCACCCTCAGCCCCGAGCAGGCCCGCGGCGCGCCGCCCGATGCGCGCAGCGACATCTACGGCCTCGGGGTGGCCGTCGGCGAGCTGCTGGGGCCGGCCAGCCGCATCCCCGAGCCGCTGCGCCGCCTCCTCGCGGCGATGACGGCGCAGGACCCGGCCGCGCGCCCGCAGACGGGCGACGAGGTGCTGTTGGGCATCGAGGCGTGCGAGCTGATGGCGGGCATCCGCGCTCTGCGGCCCGGCCAGCAGGCCGCGGCGCAGGAGCGCGCCCGCGGCCTCCTGCCGCTCGCCGTGGCCGGGCTGGCCCTCGCCGTGCTCGCCCTCGCGCTCGTGGCGCTGCTGGGCAGGACGCCGCCCGCCGCGGGCACGCCGCCCGAGTCGCACAAGGCCCTGCTCGACAAGGTGGCGCCCCTCGCCCCAGAGGCCGCCCGCCGGACCGCGCCCTGAGAAACAGCCTCAGAACCCACGCGGGGTGCGTTGCCCGTGTGGGTTCTGAGACAGTTCCTGAGCCTTTTGCCCCATCGAACCCTCTTCTGTATAATGTGGCCTCGTTTCCCGCACGGAGATGGCCATGGCCGGCAACCCGAGTCGCACAGCCCCGCCCGAGCCCGAGGCCGATGATGGGCGCAGCGTGACGGCGCGCTCGCTCCTCGTGGGCGCGCTGCTGTGCGCGGGACTCACCGCGGGCGAGCCGTTCGGGGTGCTGGTGATCCACGGCTCGCCGCTGTGCGCCGACTTTTCGACGGGCGGGGCGATCTTCCTGTTTTTCGCCCTCATCTTCGGCCTCAACGGCCTGCTGCGCCGCCTGGGGCCGCGCCTCGGCCTCTCGACCGGCGAGCTGGTGACCGTGTACGTCATGCTCGTGCTGGCCTCGGCCATTCCGTCGTGGGGCTTCACGATGAACCTGATGGGGCTCACCGGCGGCCTCCGCTACTATGCCTCGCCCGAGAACCGCTGGAACGAGCTGATCCTGCCGTATGTGAAGAACTGGGTGACGCCGACCGACGACCTGGCCCTGCGGCACTTCTTCCAGGGCCTGCCGCCCGGCGAGCCGCTGCCGTGGCGGGCCTGGGTGCTGCCGCTGGCCTGGTGGGGCAGCTTCATCCTCGCCGTCTACCTGGTGATGATCTGCCTCGTCACGCTGCTGCGCCGCCAGTGGGTCGAGCACGAGCGCCTGACGTTCCCCCTGGCGCAGCTCCCGCTGGAGATGGCGACGACCGAGACTCCGCGGGCGGCATGGCCCGCCCTCTTCCGCTCGCGGATGATGTGGGCGGGCTTCGCTATCCCCGCGCTCATCTTCAGCTACAACGGCATCCAGAAGTACGCGCCCAGCCTGCCCGTCTTCGAGCTGGGCACCTGGCTCGTGATGATCCCGGGCGTGCTGTACTCGTCCTTCTACGTCCGCTTCGAGGTCATCGGCCTCTCGTACCTCGTCAACACCGACGTGCTGCTGAGCCTGTGGGTCTTCGCGTGGTACTTCATGATTGAGAAGGCCCTTTTCCTCACGGCCGGCTTCTCGATCGGCGCGACCGAGCTGTACTCCGACCCCGGCACGCCCACCGAGGCCTACCAGGCCTTCGGCGCCGTGACGGCCTACGTGCTCATCGGCCTCTGGATCGCGCGCAAGCACCTCCGCAGCGTGTTCCGCAAGGCGTTCCTCAACGCGTCGGACGTGGATGACAGCCGCGAGCTGCTGTCGTACCGCGGCGCCCTGATCGGCCTGGGGATCGGCCTCGCCTACGTGGTGGCGTGGATGACGCGCTCGGGGATGCAGGTCGGCCACGCCCTGCTCTTCATCGGCGGCGCCCTCATCGCGTTCCTGGGCCTCACCAAGATCATCTGCGAGGCGGGCCTCGCCTACGCGCGCACGCCGGTCACGCCCTCGGCCCTCACCCACAGCATCCTGGGCCCCGCGGGCCTCGGGCCGGCCAGCGTGGTGAACCTCGGCATGGCCCTCACCTGGTCGGGCGACACGCGCACCATCGTGATGACCTCGGCGGCCACAGGGGCCAAGATGGGCAATGCCGCGGGCGTGCGGGGCAGGCCGCTGTTCGGCGCCATGCTGCTCGCCCTCGTGGTGGGGCTGGCCAGTTCGATGGCGGCCGTGCTCGCCATCGGCTACGCCCACGGGGGCATGAACCTGGGGAGCTGGCAGTTCGGCGCCATGACCGAGTGCACAGGCACCTGGATGATCGAGCACATGCGGATTCCCGAGGGCGCCACGGGCGGCACGTCCTGGTGGAAGATGGGCTTCCTGGGCATTGGCGCCGCGCTGATGAGCGTGCTGATGATGTGCCGTTACCGGTTCCCGTGGTGGCCCATTCACCCGGCGGGGCTGGCCGTGGGCCTCACGCATCCGACATTCAACGTCTGGTTCAGCATCTTCGTCGCCTGGCTCATCAAGGTCATCGTCCTCAAGATGGGCGGCATCGGGCTCTATCGCCGCACGCGCCCGTTCTTCCTGGGCATGATCCTCGGAGCCTTCACCGCCGCCGGCCTGTGGCTGGTGATTGACTGGCTGGCGGGCATGCAGGGCAGCGTGTTCACGCTGGGGTAGCCCGCCCGCGAGGGCGCGTTGGTCGTGCTTGCCCCGCGGGCGGCGCGGGCGTCTGCTTCCAGGCCGCAGCCGCCCCAGGCCACGAGTCTCCCACAGCTTCTGTGCGCAATGTGGCCCGCAATGGCCGCCAACCCCGCCAGTTCCGTCCCTACGGGATCAGGTCCCGCAGGTCGCGCTTGGGGGCCGGGGAGCGCGTGTCTTTCTTCGGCTCTCTGGGGGGAGAAGGCTTGGACGGCGTGGGCGTGGGCTTGGGCTTCGGCGGCTCCTCGGGGCGGGTCTCTGGGGCTTCCTTGGCGGGTGCGTCGGGCTGGACGCCCTCGGTGCCCTCCGGCGCCCGCTCCCGGTTGGCGATGCGGGTGGCCCAGTCATCCTTCGACAGGTCGAAGCCGACCCAACCGACGATGAAGTCGAGGATTTCGGTGAAGTGGATGTTCCCGATGAGACCCACGTACCCCACGTGGAGGCACTTAAGTCATGAGAACCCTACTGGTCTGCGCACGCTCCCCGCGTGCGCCGCTCCGCGGCTTAGTCACCCAGCGCCCCGGCACTTGTCGCCGCCGGGGATGAAGAGCCAGGCGATCGGCCCCCGGTGGCGGCGGGCCAGAGTCTCGGGGTTGTTGACATCGAAATCCCCCCACCCCGTCACCTCGTAGGCATAGAGGATCACGCCGATGTTGCTGTGGTAGTGGCGGTAGATGCCGATCCGGCTCCCCCCGATGCCCGCGAAGTACCCGTTCACCGTGCCGCCGCCCAGGCCCCCCAGGCCGAAGAGACAGGCGTAGGCCGAGAGCGAAAACCGCGGCGTCACCGAAACCCCGAAGTCCACCATGTCCGCCGCGTCTACCACCCGGTCGCAGGTGTACACAAACACCTTGAACAGCGGCGAGCAGCCGGGGACCACCACTGACAAGAACGCCACTGACACAATGTGCTGGAGCGCGCGGAGGCGCATGCATGGCTCCAGGGGAGACCTGCTCACACGGGGAGGGGAGATACTTGTATTCTACTGAACCTTGGGGATGAGTCAAGTCAGGCCATCAAGGTTTGGCGATTCCGTCGTAGCAGCCGCCGGGAGCGCAGAACGGGTGCCGCGGCGCCGGCGAGGCCACTGTACAACTCTATATGCTAACACACCTTACACTCTCCGGCCATCCCCCTCCCATACTTGCTCATCGCGCCGGTGAGCGAGTATGGCTGGAACCACGAGAATCGCCAATCCTCGCCTATCTACCCATACTTGCTCACCTCCTCCCCCTCAAGGTTGAGCAAGTATGGGCGCTGCCCGTCCGCGAGACGCCCGGCAGAGCCCTTCCGAGGAACCCTCAAGTCCGCTCCGCTCGGGCCAGGCCCCGTCCCGCCAATCGCGGCGTGGAGCGGGAGTCCAGAGCGCACGCCGCCCACCACGTCGGCCGCAGGCAGGGGGGCCTGTACCCCGCGGTCACCTGCTCCTCCGGTTCGCACCCCTCGGCTGCCGGGTGTGGGCCGGAATTGCAGGCAGGGTGGTTGTCTCTGGAGCCTGAAGGGCTCGCATGGGATAGCCCAGGGCGACGCCCTGGGTTCAGCGGGATCCGCGGGTCCAGCCCTGAAGGGGCGAGATAGAGGCTCGCTATTCCGCCCTTTCAGGGCTGCCACGGGGCGGTCTGGTTCCCACGGCGTTGCCCTGGGCTATCTCATTTCGCTCCTTCGGAGCTCCCGCCGCCACCCACAATCCCGGCCCGCACCCCTCATCTGCCAAACTGCTTGACATGGTGCCGGATGTTGAGTAGAATCCCCGCCGTCCTATCCGTGGGATTCCGGCTACCTGCACTCTCTTCCCCTGGAAGGAGGTGAGCACCTTGAGCGGCATAGCACTGAGCCGTGCCGGCTGCGCGCCGTGGCGGTGAGCCGCGAACAGGCCCGCACCGGGCACGACGCTAGGGATGCGTCACACCCAGTTCGATCGCGCGCCGCTCGGGGCTGACCTCCGGGGTGCCTCGCCTCCTCGCTGACCAGGCACGCCTTGCTCTCCTCTCGTCTCCCTGAGCGGCCAGGTTCCTCCGGCCCAGCTCTGCACGAGGGCCCGCCCGGGCCCCGTCCAGCGCCGGGCCAGAGCCTGTGTTCCGCCCCCGAAGGTGCAGGGCTTCCTGCGCCGCCCGGGGTCTGGACGAAAGGAGAGAGCAATGGCACTTGCGACCCGAGCGGTTTCGGCCCTGGCCGCGCACCTGGCGCTCGCATTGGGGGCCGCCGCGGCGGGGGCCGCCGAGCCGACGCCGGCCGTGGCCCCTCCGGCGCCGGCCCCCATCGAGGCGCCCAAGGAGGCCGAGCCCGCGGCTCCGGCGAAGGAATGGAGCGTCGCCCTCGATTCGACGTTCAACAGCGCCTACGTGTGGCGCGGCCTGCGGCTGAACGATGAAGCCGTCTGGCAGCCCTCCGTCTCGGCCTCCTGGAAGGGGTTCACGGCCACCCTCTGGGGCAACGTGGACCTCACGGATCGTAACCAGGAGAAGCGGCACGTCTCGGAGATTGACTACAGCCTCGAGTACGGCTGGTCGTGCGACAGGTTGAAGTTCGTTGTCGGTGCCGTGCGCTACGAATATCCGAACACGAGCTTCGACGGCACCACCGAGGTCTACGCGAGCGTGGGGGTGGACACGCTGCTGTCGCCGACGCTCAAAGTCTGGCGCGACGTGGACCTGGTGAAGGGGGCCTATGGCGCCCTGATGGTGAGCCACACGTTTGCCGACGTGGCCCGTCTGTCGAAGGCCGCCAGCCTGTCGCTCGACTGCCAGGGTTCGGTGGGCTACGGGAGCCACCGGCACAACCTGGCCTACTATGGGCTCGCCCGGGCCGCGGCCGCCGACGCGACATTCGGCCTCGGGCTGCCCATCCAGGTCGGCGACCACTGGAGGATTCGGCCCAGCCTGAACTTCACGCATATCCTCGATGGCGCCGCGGCCCGGAGCATGGGCTATCGCGACACCTTCTGGGTCGGCCTGTCCACGACCTTTTCCTTCTGAGCCACTGCGGAGAAACGAAATGGCGTCCACGACCTACTGCTGGGCAGCCGTGATTGCCTACTCGGTGCTGATGGTGTGCGTGGGCTACTGGACCCGCCTTCGCGCGAAGGGGGACCAGGAGCACCTGGGCCTGGAGTTCTGGATCGCGCGGCGCCAGTTGCCGGGCTGGCGGCTGGGGATGTCGCTGACGGCCGGCTGGCTCATGCTCGGCTGGATCGGCTTCGGCATGGGGCAGACGTACCTGTTCGGCGCCACCGGGCTCTGGATTCTGCCCATCCCCTGGCTCCTCCTGTGTTTCATCATCCTGGCGATGGTGCCGTTCGTGCGGCGAATCCCGGCGGTGAGCCTGCCGCAGGCGATCGAGCAGCGGTTCGGCGCCCCGGCCCGCGTCCTGCTCGCGGTCTTCTCGATCTTCGTGTTCACGGCGTGGACGCAGGCCGAGACGTTCATGGCCGGCACCCTGATGAGCGGCTTCCTGGGCGTGGAGCCCTGGGTGTGCATGGTGCTGCTCATCGCCCCCATTGTCTTCTACACCGTGATGGGCGGGTTCCGCGCGGTGGCGATGACCGACGTGATCCAGTTTCTTATCATGGCCGTGTTCATGGTCGTCCTGGCCGTCGTCGCCGTGGGCGCGGCGGGGCGCGCGAGCGGCGGCGATATCCTCGGGGCGCTGCGAAAGGCCGCCCCGCCGTCCAGCGGAGAGGGCCAGGTGTTCAACCTCTGGTTCAATGGCCTTCTCTTCCCCATCGTTCTGCTGATCGGCTACCTGCCGGGGTGGATGACCGAGCAGGACCTGCTTCTGCGCATCCAGGCGGCCCGCACCACGCGCGAGGCGATGAAGGGGGCCGGGCTGGCGTTCGGTCTGATCGCCGTGTTCGTCATCGGGTTGCCGACGCTGGCGGCGTTCTGCGCGCTCGTGGCGTTCCCGCCCGTGAACGGCGCGCCGCCCGAGGCCGTGGGCGCCGACGGGACGAGGATCATCACGGCCTTTCTCGCGCCGCTGCCGGTCGCGCTCCAGGTGTTCATGCTCGTCGGCATCGTCGCGTGCCAGATGTCCACGGTAGACACCTTCGCGAACGTGACAGCGATGCCGCTGTCGCACGACCTCATCGAGCCGGTCCTGCGCAAGCGGGGCGCGGCGGAGCGCACCCGGGTGGCGGTGGCCCGGGCCGTGACCGTGTTCGTGTTCGTCCTGGCGCTCGGCTGCGCGCTGATCAGCGAGAAGCTGGGGGATGTCTACTATATCTCGTCGGGCGTGCTATCCGCGAGCATCGCGGTGCCGGCGTTCTTCCTGTTCTGGAAGCGCACCACGTCGGCCGCGGTGATCGCCGCCTCGCTCGCGGGCTTCCTCACGACGGTGGGCATGTACTGGTACGAGATGAAGTACCTCCAGGCAGCGGAGAAGCTGCCGGAGCTGCTCCAGAAGTCGTACGGCTACCTGTACGTGGCGGCCGGGGTGGTGGTGTCGGCGGTGCTGATCCCGGTGGTGAGTCTTCTCACGCCGGCACCCCCGCCCGAGCAGGTGGCGGCCGTGCGCGAGCGGCCGGTGGACGACTTCGGGGAGTTCAGTTCCCGCGCGTGGTGAGCCGCGCGCGCCCGGCCGCAGCCGCCGCCGAACACGGGGGTGGCCCGGCGTCGCGTCATTCCTCCTGGTCTTCGCCCACGCGGTCGTGGTCGTCGGCGTAACGGAGGATGTCGTCCTCGGACGAGGGGTTGAGCGGGTCGTCGTGGTGCCAGAACTCGGCGATGACGCCCCAATGGAGGGCGGGGGCCGCCGCGCGATGGAGCTGGCCGCTGCGGATGCGGATGACCTCGCCGGGCCGCACCTCGAGGTCGTGGAGGCTCTCCTCGTTGTCGCCGAAGACGATGAGGACGGGGCCCTCGATGACGCGCCAGAGCTCGCTGCGCCGCTCGTGGGCCTGGAGGCTGAAGCGCTTGCCGGGCTCGAGGAGCAGCAGCTTGGAGTCGAGCGGCAGCTTGCGCTGCTCGCGGAGATGGGTCTGCCAGATGTCGCCGAGCACGCGCTGCCAGTAGGGGCTGAGGCCCCGCTCCCAGTAGGCGTGGCGGAAGGCCTCGAGCGAGTCGTGCTTGAAGCGCACGAAGCCGCCCCAGGGCTTGGACCTCTTGTTCACCTCCATCACGCGCAGGCCGAAGCCACGGGCCTCGGCCTCGATGCGGTTGAAGCGTAGCTCGCGGTCCCGGCTCCAGTAATCGTTCATCGCGGGCTCCTCTGCCTCAGGGCGGGGGGATGCGGTACTGTGCGGCGCCGCCGACGAGGACGCGCTCGGTGCGGGCATCGCGGCACAACTCCTCGAGCAGCGTGGCGACCAGGGAGGGGTTGAGCCCCAGGCTCGTGGCCAGCTCGGCCGCGCCGCACGGGCGGCGGGCGAGGGTGGCCAGGATGCGCTCGCGCGCGTCGTCGGCCTCGGCGCGATGCCGGCGGTGCGCGTAGCGGCCGATGATCTCCACCGGCGCCAGCCCCTCGAGGATGGCGGCCAGTTCCTTCAGGCGCTCCTCGGGCACGGCTTCGGCCCAGCTCTCGGCGGGCGCGCGCACCACGGTGTTGAGCTGCACCTTGTCAATCCGGGCGCCTTCGAGCGCGCGCACGATCGCCCGAGCCTCGTCGGGCGTGTCGTTGACGCCGGCCACCGCCATCACCTCGAGCCACACCTGGCCGGTGAACCCGAGCGTGAAGTCGCGGAGGCCGCGGGCCACGTCGGCCACGCTCAGCCCGCCGCACGGGCGGTTCACCCGCTGGAAGGCCTCCGGCGTGGCCGCATCGAGCGAAGGGATCACGAGGTCGGCCTCGGCCAGGTCGGCCTGCACGGCGGGGCGGCCCAGCAGCGAGCCGTTGGTGAGCACTGCGACGGGCACGCGGCTGAAGCCCTTGATCGCGTGGATGACTCGCCCGAGATCGACGCTCAGCGTCGGCTCGCCCGAGCCCGACAGCGTCACGTAGTCCACGGCCACGCCGGAGTCGAGAACCTGGCGCACCTCGGCCACCACATCGTCGGGCGGCACGAAGCGCCGGCGCTCAGCCGTCTTCTCGGTGGTGCGCCCGAGCTGGCAGTAGATGCAGTCGAACGTGCAGGCCTTGAACGCCAGGAGGTCCACGCCCAGCGAGTTGCCCAGGCGCCGCGAGGGGACGGGGCCGAAGACGTACTTCATGGCGGGCCGCCGGCTCCGGGGGCGCCTGGCTCGCAGGGGTGGGGCGCGCGGCGCAGGTCCACCGCCAGGGCCACCTCGTCGCAATTGGGGAAGCGGTGGCAGCGCACACAGTCGGACCAGACCTTGTGGGGCAGGGTCTCCTTGGCCACCTCGGCCATGCCCATCTTGCGGAAGAAGCCTGGGACGAAGGTGAGCGCGAACAGGCGCGTGACGCCCAGGGCGGGGGCCTCCTCGACGCAGGCCTGGTACAGCGCCCGCCCGATCCCGTGGCGCTGGCGGTCCTCGCGCACGGCCAGCGAGCGAATCTCGGCCAGGCTCTCCCACACGACATGCAGGGCGCAGCAGCCGAGGACCTCGCCGTTCTCCTCGCAGACCCAGAAGTCGCGGAGGCGTTCGTAGACCATGCCCAGCGACAGGGCGAGCATCGCCTCCTTGCGCGCGTAGTAATTCACCAGGGCGTGGATGGCGGGCGCGTCATCCACTCGTGCCTTCCGGACCGCCATGCGTGTCTCCTCGGGCTGACGCCGCCAGCACATTGTACCGTTTGGGCGCGGGGCGTCAAGCGCGGAACGGGCACAGGGTTCACTCCGGGTGTGGGCCGGAAATGTAGGCGGGGTGATTCTCTCTGGAGCCTGAAGGACTCGCATGGGATAGCCCAGGGCCACGCCCTGATCTTCGCCCACATGCCAGGGCCTCGTAGCCCGCGAACGCGGGCGACCGGGCCGTAGCCCAGGGCGACCGAAGGGAGCCCTGGGACCGGGCGTCCCCGCCTGTCCAAGCCCCCGAAGGGGGCGCTTCACGCCTTGAATCGCCCCACTTCGGGGGCTCCCCTGTGGGGCCGCCTCTCCCCAGGGCTCCCTTCGGTCGCCCTGGGCTACGGCTCAAACGCCCCCGTCGGGGGCTAAGCCCCAGCCCCCGGAAAATGTGGGCAAAGATGCGGGTGTTGCCCTGGGCTATCCCATTTCGCTCCTTCGGAGCTCCCGCAGACACCGACAATTCCGGCCCACACCCGTTCACTCCACTTTCCTCTTGCAAACATCGCGTCCCGTGGCATAATGGAGGCGGGGGGAGACGCACAGGGTGGGGCAGGTCCGCCCGCTACCAGGAGGAACGAGCATGTGCAAGACGTGCGGTTGCAGTGCCCCGAAGAAGGCCGCTCCCAAGAAGAAGGCCGCGCCGAAGAAAGGCAAAGGCAAGTAGCTGGCCGCCGCTCACACGATGCTGGCTGCCGGGTTCAACCGCCGCGCCGCAGGGGGATCCCTTTGCGGCGCGGGGTCGTTAAGCCCCGTCGCCGCGCGCCAGGGGGGCTGTCGCGCGGCGACGGCGGCATCGAACGGCATCAGGCGTTCGGCTATTTGAGCTGGTTGATCAGGTTCTTCGCGTCGTTGACCAGGCGCTTGTCCTTGGACGTCTGGAGCACCTTCTCGAGGGCGGCCTTGGAGGCCTCCTTGTCGGCCTTGCCGGCGGCCTTGGCCACCTCGACGACGGCCACGCACGCCTCGTTGGCCAGCGCCGCGTCATCGAGGCAGGCGGCGGCCATCTTGAGGGCCTCGATGTGCTTGACCTCGCGCAGGCCGCCGAGAACGAGGCGCTTCTCGTCCGGCCGCGTGGCCAGGGCCATGGCCTCCTTGTACATTGCGAGGTTCTCTTCGGGCTTGCGCGAGTTGGGCAAACCCACCAGGCGCACGTAGTCGCGCAGGGCGATGATCTTCAGGTTGTCCTTGGGCGCCGACTTGGCCAGCTCGAGCAGGTCGGGCAGGGCGGCGGCGTCGGGCCAGCTCGCCAGGGCGCGGATGGCCGCCTCCTGGATCGCGGCGTCGGCGTCCTTCAGCGCGGCGCGGACGGCGGCCAGGGCCTTGCCGCCGCCGAGGCGGCCGGCGACGCGCAGGATCGCGCACTTCGCATCGGTGCCGGCCTGGCCGAGCGCGGCCAGGAGGGGCTCGACGCGGGCCTCGGCGTCCTTGCCCTTGCTGAGGACGGTGAACGCGGTGCGCTCGGCGGCCGCGCGCTCGTTGGGGGTCTTGGCGTCCACGAGCAGTTTCACGATGGCCGCGCTCTGCTTCTCGTCGGCGAGGGCCTCGAGGGCCTTGAGGGCCTCGATGCGCACGCCCTCGTCGGCATCGGCGGCGGCTTTGAGCACGGCGGGCAGAGCGGCGGCGCTGCGGCGGACGCCCAGCGTGCGGATGATGGCCGAGCGGGTGGGCACGTCGGCGCCGTCGAGCAGCTTGAGCAGCGCCTCATCGGCGCCCTTGACGCCCAGGCGGGCGAGGCTTTCGCCGGCGGGCCCCTTGTCGGTGTCGGGCCCGGCGGCGGCCGTCTTGACGAGCATGGCCACGTCCTCGGCCGTGCCCACGGCGGCCAGGCCGCGGAGCGCGGCGGCGCGCACGGCGGCGTCCTCGCTCTTCACGCCCCAGAGCATCGCGTCGCGGGCGCCGGGGTCGCCGCTGTCGGCGAGGGCGGCGATGACGAGGGCCTGCACGGGCGGCTTGAGCTTGGGCAGCAGCTCGACGAAGGCCTTGGCCACGGCGCCGCCCTTCATGTCGCGCACGAAGCTGGTGGCGATGGCCTGCATCTCGGGGTCGTCGCCCATCAGGGCGGCGGTGATGAGCGGCAGGGCCTTGGCCGTGTCGGCGATCACCAGGCCGCGGAGGGCGGCGATGCGGACGTTCTTCGGCTCCTTGGCGTCGGTCATCTCGGTGTAGATGGCGGCGGCCTCGGCGGCCTTGCCGTCGGCGACCAGCTTGTCGGCGCAGCGCAGGTAAGCGTTGGCGAAGGCCAGCTTGGCCGCGTCGGCGGCCTTGCCGCGCGCAGCCGCCACGGCCTTGGTGGCGTCGGCGCTGGCGATCTTGCCCAGCGCGGTGGCCGCGGCGCTGGCCACGGCGGGGTCGGCGTCGCCCAGGAACTTTGCCACGGCGGCCACGGAGTCCGCATCGCGGCGCTCGCCGATGGTGTTCAGCACGCCGATGAGGAGTTTCTCCTTGAGCGAACCGAGCGCGTCGCGGAGGGCGGCGGCAGCTTCGGGGCCGGGCACGCGCTCGAGGATGGTGCGCCCGGAGTGCGACAGGTCGGCATCGGGCAGCAGCTTGGCGGCCACGGCCACGACCTCGGGCCCGCCGATGATGCTGAGCTGCTGGCACAGGAAGCGCTTGGCGTCGGTGGTGGTCTGTGCCCCGCTGAGGGCGGCGGCCAGCTTGGCCACGATGGCCTTGCGCGCCTCGGCGTTGCCGAAGGTCGCGCGAATCTGGCCTTCCAGGTCGAGCAGCGCCTTGCGGCTGTCGCCATACTTGTAGGCCACGACTTCCTTCAGGCAGTCCTCTACGTTGGCGGCTGGGGCCGCCTCTCCTGCGAGGGCCACGCCCCACAGGCCGACGAGGCCC
Proteins encoded in this window:
- a CDS encoding radical SAM protein; translation: MKYVFGPVPSRRLGNSLGVDLLAFKACTFDCIYCQLGRTTEKTAERRRFVPPDDVVAEVRQVLDSGVAVDYVTLSGSGEPTLSVDLGRVIHAIKGFSRVPVAVLTNGSLLGRPAVQADLAEADLVIPSLDAATPEAFQRVNRPCGGLSVADVARGLRDFTLGFTGQVWLEVMAVAGVNDTPDEARAIVRALEGARIDKVQLNTVVRAPAESWAEAVPEERLKELAAILEGLAPVEIIGRYAHRRHRAEADDARERILATLARRPCGAAELATSLGLNPSLVATLLEELCRDARTERVLVGGAAQYRIPPP
- a CDS encoding N-acetyltransferase gives rise to the protein MAVRKARVDDAPAIHALVNYYARKEAMLALSLGMVYERLRDFWVCEENGEVLGCCALHVVWESLAEIRSLAVREDRQRHGIGRALYQACVEEAPALGVTRLFALTFVPGFFRKMGMAEVAKETLPHKVWSDCVRCHRFPNCDEVALAVDLRRAPHPCEPGAPGAGGPP
- a CDS encoding sodium:solute symporter family protein; translated protein: MASTTYCWAAVIAYSVLMVCVGYWTRLRAKGDQEHLGLEFWIARRQLPGWRLGMSLTAGWLMLGWIGFGMGQTYLFGATGLWILPIPWLLLCFIILAMVPFVRRIPAVSLPQAIEQRFGAPARVLLAVFSIFVFTAWTQAETFMAGTLMSGFLGVEPWVCMVLLIAPIVFYTVMGGFRAVAMTDVIQFLIMAVFMVVLAVVAVGAAGRASGGDILGALRKAAPPSSGEGQVFNLWFNGLLFPIVLLIGYLPGWMTEQDLLLRIQAARTTREAMKGAGLAFGLIAVFVIGLPTLAAFCALVAFPPVNGAPPEAVGADGTRIITAFLAPLPVALQVFMLVGIVACQMSTVDTFANVTAMPLSHDLIEPVLRKRGAAERTRVAVARAVTVFVFVLALGCALISEKLGDVYYISSGVLSASIAVPAFFLFWKRTTSAAVIAASLAGFLTTVGMYWYEMKYLQAAEKLPELLQKSYGYLYVAAGVVVSAVLIPVVSLLTPAPPPEQVAAVRERPVDDFGEFSSRAW
- a CDS encoding rhomboid family intramembrane serine protease, coding for MIPFRDHNPSGTVPVVTLALIVLNSLAFLFELQQGEQLEGFIRGYGLTPCRVFGKEPPKLESRLRIVGPWLVQEEVQTVPPAPVWLTFFTSMFLHGGWMHLLGNMWYLWIFGDNVEDRMGHAKFLLFYLLCGLCAAGAQVAANAGSTVPMVGASGAIAGVLGAYLIAFPYARVSTLVFLGFFMTVVQMPAFVLLGFWFVLQFLSGMGSMTMTEAAGGVAWWAHVGGFVAGMGLLFAFQKPAPRRRAYVYYRRI
- a CDS encoding HEAT repeat domain-containing protein, with the translated sequence MRRWTLGAALMGLVGLWGVALAGEAAPAANVEDCLKEVVAYKYGDSRKALLDLEGQIRATFGNAEARKAIVAKLAAALSGAQTTTDAKRFLCQQLSIIGGPEVVAVAAKLLPDADLSHSGRTILERVPGPEAAAALRDALGSLKEKLLIGVLNTIGERRDADSVAAVAKFLGDADPAVASAAATALGKIASADATKAVAAARGKAADAAKLAFANAYLRCADKLVADGKAAEAAAIYTEMTDAKEPKNVRIAALRGLVIADTAKALPLITAALMGDDPEMQAIATSFVRDMKGGAVAKAFVELLPKLKPPVQALVIAALADSGDPGARDAMLWGVKSEDAAVRAAALRGLAAVGTAEDVAMLVKTAAAGPDTDKGPAGESLARLGVKGADEALLKLLDGADVPTRSAIIRTLGVRRSAAALPAVLKAAADADEGVRIEALKALEALADEKQSAAIVKLLVDAKTPNERAAAERTAFTVLSKGKDAEARVEPLLAALGQAGTDAKCAILRVAGRLGGGKALAAVRAALKDADAAIQEAAIRALASWPDAAALPDLLELAKSAPKDNLKIIALRDYVRLVGLPNSRKPEENLAMYKEAMALATRPDEKRLVLGGLREVKHIEALKMAAACLDDAALANEACVAVVEVAKAAGKADKEASKAALEKVLQTSKDKRLVNDAKNLINQLK